The Pseudomonas allokribbensis genome has a window encoding:
- a CDS encoding aspartate aminotransferase family protein, translating to MTSNNPQTREWQALSSDHHLAPFSDFKQLKEKGPRIITNAKGVYLWDSEGNKILDGMAGLWCVAIGYGRDELADAAAKQMRELPYYNLFFQTAHPPALELAKAIADVAPEGMNHVFFTGSGSEGNDTMLRMVRHYWAIKGQPNKKVIISRKNGYHGSTVAGASLGGMTYMHEQGDLPIPGIVHIAQPYWFAEGGDMTPEEFGIWAANQLEEKILEVGVDNVGAFIAEPIQGAGGVIIPPDTYWPRIKEILAKYDILFVADEVICGFGRTGQWFGSDFYDLKPHMMTIAKGLTSGYIPMGGLIVRDEVVAVLNEGGDFNHGFTYSGHPVAAAVGLENIRILREEKIIERAHEETAPYLQKRLRELNDHPLVGEVRGVGLLGAIELVQDKATRKRYEGKGVGMICRQFCFDNGLIMRAVGDTMIIAPPLVISKAEIDELVTKARKCLDLTLSALQG from the coding sequence ATGACCAGCAACAACCCGCAAACCCGTGAGTGGCAAGCCCTCAGCAGCGATCACCACCTGGCCCCGTTCAGCGACTTCAAACAGCTGAAAGAAAAGGGTCCACGGATCATCACCAACGCCAAGGGCGTGTACCTGTGGGACAGCGAGGGCAACAAGATCCTCGATGGCATGGCGGGTCTGTGGTGTGTGGCGATCGGTTATGGGCGCGATGAACTGGCCGATGCGGCCGCCAAGCAAATGCGCGAACTGCCTTACTACAACCTGTTCTTCCAGACCGCGCACCCGCCGGCGCTGGAACTGGCCAAGGCCATCGCCGATGTGGCGCCGGAAGGCATGAACCATGTGTTCTTCACCGGTTCCGGCTCCGAAGGCAACGACACCATGCTGCGCATGGTTCGCCACTACTGGGCGATCAAGGGCCAGCCGAACAAGAAAGTCATCATCAGCCGCAAGAACGGCTACCACGGCTCCACCGTGGCCGGCGCGAGCCTGGGCGGCATGACGTATATGCACGAGCAGGGCGACTTGCCGATTCCGGGCATCGTCCATATCGCTCAGCCGTACTGGTTCGCCGAAGGCGGCGACATGACCCCGGAAGAATTCGGGATCTGGGCAGCCAATCAGCTGGAAGAGAAGATTCTGGAAGTCGGCGTGGACAACGTCGGTGCCTTCATTGCCGAGCCGATCCAGGGTGCCGGCGGCGTGATCATTCCGCCTGACACCTACTGGCCGCGCATCAAGGAAATCCTCGCCAAGTACGACATCCTGTTCGTGGCGGACGAAGTGATCTGCGGTTTCGGCCGTACCGGCCAATGGTTCGGCAGCGATTTCTACGATCTCAAGCCACACATGATGACCATCGCCAAAGGCCTGACGTCCGGCTACATCCCGATGGGTGGCCTGATCGTGCGCGACGAAGTGGTGGCGGTGCTCAACGAGGGCGGCGATTTCAACCACGGCTTCACCTACTCCGGTCACCCGGTGGCGGCGGCGGTGGGTCTGGAAAACATCCGGATTCTGCGCGAAGAGAAAATCATCGAACGCGCCCATGAAGAAACGGCACCGTATTTGCAGAAACGTCTGCGCGAGCTGAACGATCACCCGTTGGTGGGGGAAGTGCGCGGAGTCGGTCTGCTGGGGGCCATCGAGCTGGTGCAGGACAAGGCCACTCGCAAGCGTTACGAAGGCAAGGGTGTGGGCATGATCTGCCGCCAGTTCTGCTTCGACAACGGGCTGATCATGCGCGCCGTAGGCGACACCATGATCATCGCGCCGCCGCTGGTGATCAGCAAGGCGGAGATCGATGAGCTGGTGACCAAGGCGCGCAAGTGCCTGGACCTGACCCTCAGTGCATTGCAGGGCTAA
- a CDS encoding glutamine synthetase family protein, with translation MSNNLDQLTDWLKDHKITEVECMIGDLTGITRGKISPTNKFIAEKGMRLPESVLLQTVTGDYVEDDIYYELLDPADIDMICRPDQNAVYLVPWAIEPTAQVIHDTYDKQGNPIELSPRNVLKKVLKLYADKGWQPIVAPEMEFYLTKRSDDPDYPLQPPVGRSGRPEIGRQSFSIEAANEFDPLFEDVYDWCELQELDLDTLIHEDGTAQMEINFRHGDALSLADQILVFKRTMREAALKHNVAATFMAKPMTGEPGSAMHLHQSIIDIETGKNVFSNEDGTMSQLFLHHIGGLQKLIPELLPLFAPNVNSFRRFLPDTSAPVNVEWGEENRTVGLRVPDAGPQNRRVENRLPGADANPYLAIAASLLCGYIGMVEGLNPSAPVVGRGYERRNLRLPLTIEDALERMENSATIEKYLGKTFITGYVAVKRAEHENFKRVISSWEREYLLFAV, from the coding sequence ATGAGTAACAACCTCGACCAGCTCACCGATTGGTTGAAAGACCACAAGATCACAGAAGTCGAATGCATGATCGGCGACTTGACCGGTATCACCCGGGGCAAGATCTCGCCGACCAACAAGTTCATCGCCGAAAAAGGCATGCGCCTGCCAGAGAGCGTTCTGTTGCAGACCGTGACCGGCGACTACGTCGAAGACGACATCTATTACGAACTGCTCGACCCGGCCGACATCGACATGATCTGCCGCCCCGACCAGAACGCCGTGTACCTGGTGCCATGGGCCATCGAGCCGACCGCCCAGGTGATCCACGACACCTACGACAAGCAAGGCAACCCGATCGAGCTGTCGCCGCGCAACGTCCTCAAGAAAGTCCTGAAACTCTATGCCGACAAGGGCTGGCAGCCGATCGTGGCGCCGGAAATGGAGTTCTACCTGACCAAGCGCAGCGACGACCCTGACTATCCGTTGCAGCCGCCAGTCGGCCGTTCCGGGCGTCCGGAAATCGGTCGTCAGTCGTTCTCCATCGAAGCGGCGAACGAATTCGATCCGCTGTTCGAAGACGTCTACGACTGGTGCGAATTGCAGGAGCTGGACCTCGACACGCTGATCCACGAGGACGGCACCGCGCAGATGGAAATCAACTTCCGTCACGGCGATGCCTTGTCCCTCGCCGACCAGATCCTGGTGTTCAAACGCACCATGCGTGAGGCCGCCCTCAAGCACAACGTGGCCGCCACCTTCATGGCCAAGCCGATGACCGGTGAGCCGGGCAGTGCGATGCACCTGCACCAGAGCATCATCGACATCGAGACCGGCAAGAACGTGTTCTCCAACGAAGACGGGACCATGAGCCAGTTGTTCCTGCACCACATCGGTGGCCTGCAGAAACTGATCCCGGAATTGCTGCCGCTGTTCGCCCCGAACGTCAACTCGTTCCGCCGCTTCCTGCCGGACACCTCCGCGCCAGTAAACGTGGAGTGGGGCGAAGAAAACCGCACCGTGGGCCTGCGCGTACCGGATGCCGGCCCGCAGAACCGTCGGGTGGAAAACCGCCTGCCGGGCGCCGACGCCAACCCGTACCTGGCGATTGCCGCGAGCCTGCTCTGCGGCTACATCGGCATGGTCGAGGGCCTCAACCCGAGCGCGCCGGTCGTGGGCCGTGGTTACGAGCGCCGCAACCTGCGCCTGCCGCTGACCATCGAAGACGCGCTGGAGCGTATGGAAAACAGCGCAACCATCGAGAAATACCTGGGCAAGACTTTCATCACCGGCTACGTCGCGGTCAAGCGGGCCGAGCATGAAAACTTCAAGCGCGTGATCAGTTCCTGGGAGCGTGAGTACCTGCTCTTCGCCGTCTGA
- a CDS encoding gamma-glutamyl-gamma-aminobutyrate hydrolase family protein (Members of this family of hydrolases with an active site Cys residue belong to MEROPS family C26.): MSRLPLIGVTDCSLQSGLHAYHISGDTSVRSAASKARSLPAVSLSTVDQATASDILDACGGILFSGSPFNIDLFPSSGLHRARRRARDSARPECAQEMQRQRKGQVSSSFIVYARCQA; the protein is encoded by the coding sequence ATGTCTCGCCTGCCGTTAATCGGCGTCACCGACTGCTCCTTGCAGTCCGGTCTGCATGCTTATCACATCAGTGGCGACACGTCCGTCCGCAGCGCAGCCAGCAAGGCTCGCAGCCTGCCAGCGGTGTCTCTGTCCACGGTAGATCAGGCGACAGCGTCCGATATTCTGGACGCATGCGGGGGCATCCTCTTTAGCGGTTCTCCTTTCAATATAGATCTCTTTCCTTCTTCCGGCCTGCACCGCGCCCGTCGCCGTGCCCGTGATTCTGCACGCCCGGAATGTGCACAGGAAATGCAACGCCAGCGTAAAGGGCAGGTAAGCTCCTCCTTCATTGTCTATGCGCGGTGCCAGGCGTAA
- a CDS encoding glutamine synthetase family protein — translation MSVPPRAVQLNEANAFLKEHPEVLYVDLLIADMNGVVRGKRIERTSLHKVYEKGINLPASLFALDINGSTVESTGLGLDIGDADRICYPIPDTLCNEPWQKRPTAQLLMTMHELEGDPFFADPREVLRQVVAKFDELGLTICAAFELEFYLIDQENVNGRPQPPRSPISGKRPHSTQVYLIDDLDEYVDCLQDILEGAKEQGIPADAIVKESAPAQFEVNLHHVADPIKACDYAVLLKRLIKNIAYDHEMDTTFMAKPYPGQAGNGLHVHISILDKQGKNIFASEDPEQNAALRHAIGGVLETLPAQMAFLCPNVNSYRRFGAQFYVPNSPSWGLDNRTVALRVPTGSADAVRLEHRVAGADANPYLLMASVLAGVHHGLVNKIEPGAPVEGNSYEQNEQSLPNNLRDALRELDDSEVMAKYIDPKYIDIFVACKESELEEFEHSISDLEYNWYLHTV, via the coding sequence ATGTCGGTACCCCCGCGTGCCGTTCAGCTTAACGAAGCGAACGCGTTCCTTAAGGAACATCCTGAGGTTCTGTACGTTGACCTTCTGATTGCGGATATGAATGGTGTGGTGCGCGGCAAGCGCATCGAACGCACCAGCCTCCACAAGGTTTACGAGAAAGGCATCAACCTGCCGGCCTCTCTATTTGCTCTGGATATCAATGGTTCGACGGTGGAAAGCACCGGTCTGGGCCTGGACATCGGCGACGCCGACCGTATCTGCTATCCAATCCCCGACACCCTGTGCAACGAGCCATGGCAGAAGCGCCCTACCGCGCAACTGTTGATGACCATGCACGAACTCGAAGGTGACCCTTTCTTCGCCGATCCGCGCGAAGTGCTCCGTCAAGTTGTTGCAAAGTTTGACGAGCTGGGCTTGACCATCTGCGCCGCATTCGAACTCGAGTTCTACCTGATCGACCAGGAAAACGTGAACGGCCGCCCTCAGCCGCCACGCTCGCCGATCTCCGGCAAACGCCCGCATTCGACCCAGGTTTACCTGATCGACGACCTCGACGAATACGTCGACTGCCTCCAGGACATTCTGGAAGGTGCAAAAGAGCAAGGCATCCCGGCCGACGCCATCGTCAAGGAAAGTGCCCCGGCGCAGTTCGAAGTGAACCTGCACCACGTCGCCGACCCGATCAAGGCGTGCGACTACGCGGTGCTGCTCAAGCGTCTGATCAAGAACATCGCCTACGACCATGAAATGGACACCACCTTCATGGCCAAGCCGTACCCGGGTCAGGCCGGCAACGGTCTGCACGTCCACATTTCGATTCTGGATAAACAAGGCAAAAACATTTTTGCCAGCGAGGATCCCGAGCAGAACGCCGCACTGCGTCACGCGATCGGCGGTGTGCTCGAGACCCTGCCCGCGCAGATGGCTTTCCTCTGCCCGAACGTCAACTCGTACCGTCGTTTCGGCGCACAGTTCTATGTGCCGAACTCGCCGAGCTGGGGCCTGGACAACCGCACCGTGGCCCTGCGCGTACCGACCGGCTCCGCCGATGCGGTCCGCCTGGAACACCGCGTTGCCGGCGCCGACGCCAACCCGTACCTGCTGATGGCTTCGGTCCTGGCGGGCGTGCACCACGGTCTGGTCAACAAGATCGAACCGGGCGCTCCGGTCGAAGGCAACAGCTACGAGCAGAACGAGCAGAGCCTGCCGAACAACTTGCGCGACGCCCTGCGCGAGCTGGACGACAGCGAGGTGATGGCCAAGTACATCGATCCTAAGTACATCGATATCTTCGTCGCCTGTAAGGAAAGCGAGCTGGAGGAGTTCGAACACTCCATCTCCGACCTTGAGTACAACTGGTACCTGCATACCGTTTAA
- a CDS encoding TetR/AcrR family transcriptional regulator, whose amino-acid sequence MTRPAPVRKPRARSQARIDSILDAARTLLAAEGVASLSVYSVAERAQIPPSSVYHFFASVPALLEGLTADVHAAFRACLQAPIDHDALRDWRDLSRLVEQRMLEIYDEDAAARQLILAQHGLTEVTQADRQHDLELGDLMHKLFDHHFELPKLPDDVDVFALAMELGDRVYARSVQQHGQITPRMAEEGMRVFDAYIGLYLPPYLPKRVL is encoded by the coding sequence ATGACGCGTCCCGCCCCCGTCCGCAAACCCCGTGCCCGCAGCCAGGCGCGGATCGATTCGATACTCGACGCCGCGCGCACGCTGCTGGCCGCCGAGGGCGTGGCGAGCCTGTCGGTCTACAGCGTCGCCGAGCGCGCGCAGATCCCTCCCTCCTCGGTCTACCATTTCTTCGCCAGCGTCCCGGCCTTGCTGGAAGGCCTGACGGCAGATGTCCACGCAGCCTTCCGCGCCTGCCTGCAAGCGCCGATCGACCACGACGCCCTGCGCGACTGGCGCGACCTGTCACGACTGGTCGAGCAACGGATGCTGGAGATCTACGACGAAGACGCCGCCGCCCGGCAACTGATCCTCGCGCAACACGGCCTCACCGAAGTCACCCAGGCCGACCGCCAGCACGATCTGGAACTGGGCGACCTGATGCACAAGCTGTTCGATCATCACTTCGAACTGCCGAAGCTGCCGGACGACGTCGACGTGTTCGCACTGGCGATGGAACTGGGCGACCGCGTCTACGCCCGCTCGGTGCAGCAGCACGGACAGATCACGCCACGCATGGCCGAGGAAGGGATGCGCGTGTTCGATGCCTACATCGGGCTGTATCTGCCGCCGTACCTGCCCAAGCGGGTTCTCTAG
- a CDS encoding TOBE domain-containing protein: protein MTIKAINVRNQFKGAIKEIVLGDVLSEIDVQTASGIVTSVITTRSVKELELEVGSEVIAFVKSTEVSIAKL, encoded by the coding sequence ATGACTATCAAAGCCATCAACGTACGCAACCAGTTCAAAGGCGCGATCAAGGAGATCGTTCTCGGCGACGTGCTGTCGGAAATCGACGTGCAGACCGCTTCCGGCATCGTCACGTCGGTGATCACCACCCGTTCGGTCAAGGAGCTGGAACTGGAGGTCGGCAGCGAAGTGATCGCCTTCGTGAAATCCACCGAGGTGTCCATCGCCAAGTTGTAA
- the ssuB gene encoding aliphatic sulfonates ABC transporter ATP-binding protein: MTAQQPPRLLRGIPLAVRNLQKTFGSRQVLRGIDLHIPAGQFVAVVGRSGCGKSTLLRLLAGLDQPTGGDLLAGAAPLSDAQEDTRLMFQEARLLPWKKIIDNVGLGLKGNWRPQALEALDAVGLADRANEWPAALSGGQKQRVALARALIHQPRLLLLDEPLGALDALTRIEMQQLIERLWQQHGFTVLLVTHDVSEAVAIADRVILIEDGEVGLDLQVELPRPRVRGSHRLAALETEVLNRVLSLPGEPPAPEPVSPLPTQLRWAQ; the protein is encoded by the coding sequence ATGACCGCTCAACAACCTCCACGCCTGCTGCGCGGCATTCCGCTGGCGGTGCGCAATCTGCAAAAGACCTTCGGTTCGCGGCAGGTGCTGCGGGGTATCGACCTGCACATTCCGGCGGGACAGTTCGTCGCCGTGGTCGGACGCAGCGGATGCGGCAAAAGCACGTTGCTGCGCTTGCTTGCTGGTCTTGATCAACCCACCGGCGGCGACCTGCTGGCCGGCGCTGCACCGCTGAGCGACGCGCAGGAAGACACCCGATTGATGTTCCAGGAAGCACGGTTGCTGCCATGGAAAAAGATCATCGACAACGTCGGTCTCGGCCTTAAAGGCAACTGGCGTCCGCAAGCCCTGGAAGCGCTGGATGCGGTCGGCCTCGCCGATCGCGCCAACGAATGGCCGGCGGCCTTGTCCGGCGGGCAGAAGCAGCGTGTGGCACTGGCGCGCGCCTTGATCCATCAACCGCGCCTGTTGCTGCTCGACGAACCGCTGGGTGCACTGGACGCGCTGACCCGGATCGAGATGCAGCAACTGATCGAACGTCTCTGGCAACAGCATGGTTTCACCGTGTTGCTGGTGACCCACGATGTCAGCGAAGCGGTGGCGATTGCCGACCGGGTGATTCTGATCGAGGACGGCGAAGTCGGTCTCGATCTGCAGGTGGAGCTGCCGCGCCCTCGGGTGCGTGGCTCCCATCGACTGGCAGCGCTGGAAACCGAAGTACTCAACCGTGTGTTGTCCCTGCCCGGCGAGCCGCCGGCGCCGGAACCCGTTTCACCCTTGCCTACGCAACTGCGTTGGGCTCAATAA
- the ssuC gene encoding aliphatic sulfonate ABC transporter permease SsuC — MKKFIHSLAPWALPVLLLAVWQLSVSAGWLSTRILPAPVAVIEAGVSLVRSGEIWTHLAISGWRAALGFTIGGSIGLVLGFITGLSKWGERLLDSSVQMIRNVPHLALIPLVILWFGIDESAKIFLVALGTLFPIYLNTYHGIRNVDPALVEMARSYGLSGFSLFWQVILPGALPSILVGVRFALGFMWLTLIVAETISASSGIGYLAMNAREFLQTDVVVLAILLYAVLGKLADLAARGLERVWLRWHPAYQVAKGGAA, encoded by the coding sequence ATGAAGAAATTTATCCACAGCCTCGCGCCCTGGGCGTTGCCGGTGTTGTTGCTGGCGGTGTGGCAGTTGTCGGTGTCGGCCGGTTGGCTGTCGACGCGGATTCTGCCGGCGCCGGTGGCGGTGATCGAGGCCGGCGTGAGCCTGGTGCGCAGCGGCGAAATCTGGACGCATCTGGCAATCAGTGGCTGGCGCGCGGCGCTGGGCTTCACCATCGGTGGCAGCATCGGCCTGGTGCTGGGCTTCATCACCGGCCTGTCGAAGTGGGGCGAACGCCTGCTCGACAGCTCGGTGCAGATGATCCGCAACGTGCCGCATCTGGCGCTGATTCCGCTGGTGATCCTGTGGTTCGGCATCGACGAGTCGGCGAAGATTTTTCTGGTGGCGCTGGGGACGCTGTTCCCGATCTACCTCAACACCTATCACGGCATCCGCAACGTCGATCCGGCGCTGGTGGAAATGGCCCGCAGTTATGGCTTGTCCGGTTTCAGCCTGTTCTGGCAGGTGATTCTGCCGGGGGCGTTGCCTTCGATTCTGGTCGGCGTGCGTTTTGCGCTGGGCTTCATGTGGCTGACGCTGATCGTGGCGGAAACCATCTCCGCCAGCTCGGGCATCGGTTACCTGGCGATGAATGCCCGTGAGTTTTTGCAGACCGACGTGGTGGTGCTGGCGATTCTGCTTTACGCGGTGCTCGGCAAACTGGCCGACCTCGCAGCCCGTGGACTTGAGCGTGTGTGGCTGCGCTGGCATCCGGCGTATCAAGTGGCGAAAGGAGGTGCGGCATGA
- the ssuD gene encoding FMNH2-dependent alkanesulfonate monooxygenase, whose translation MSLNIFWFLPTHGDGHYLGTAEGARAVDHGYLQQVAQAADRLGFGGVLIPTGRSCEDSWLVAASLIPVTQRLKFLVALRPGIISPTVAARQAATLDRLSGGRALFNLVTGGDPEELAGDGLFLDHEARYQASVEFTRIWRRVLEGETVDYDGEHISVKGAKLLYPPIQQPRPPLYFGGSSEAAQDLAAEQVEMVLTWGEPPAAVAEKIEQVRAKAAKLGRTVRFGIRLHVIVRETNAEAWQAADRLISHLDDDTIKRAQASLARFDSVGQQRMAALHGGSRDNLEVSPNLWAGVGLVRGGAGTALVGDGPTVAARVKEYADLGIDTFIFSGYPHLEESYRVAELLFPHLDVERPELPKSAGYVSPFGEMVANDILPKAASQS comes from the coding sequence ATGAGCCTCAACATCTTCTGGTTCCTGCCTACCCACGGTGACGGCCATTACCTTGGCACCGCCGAAGGCGCCCGCGCCGTCGACCACGGCTATCTGCAACAGGTCGCGCAAGCGGCGGATCGACTGGGTTTCGGCGGCGTGCTGATTCCTACCGGCCGCTCCTGCGAGGATTCGTGGCTGGTGGCGGCATCGTTGATTCCAGTGACCCAGCGCCTGAAATTTCTGGTCGCCCTGCGCCCCGGGATCATTTCCCCGACGGTGGCGGCGCGTCAGGCCGCGACCCTGGATCGGTTGTCTGGTGGTCGTGCGCTGTTCAACCTGGTGACTGGTGGCGATCCGGAAGAGTTGGCCGGCGACGGGCTGTTCCTCGATCACGAAGCGCGCTATCAGGCCTCGGTGGAGTTCACCCGGATCTGGCGTCGTGTACTGGAAGGCGAAACCGTGGATTACGACGGCGAGCACATCAGCGTGAAGGGCGCCAAGTTGCTCTATCCGCCGATCCAGCAACCGCGTCCGCCGTTGTACTTCGGTGGCTCTTCGGAAGCGGCGCAGGATCTGGCAGCGGAACAAGTGGAAATGGTCCTGACCTGGGGCGAGCCGCCAGCAGCGGTGGCCGAGAAGATCGAACAGGTTCGCGCCAAAGCGGCCAAACTCGGCCGCACCGTGCGCTTCGGCATCCGTCTGCATGTGATCGTGCGGGAAACCAACGCCGAAGCATGGCAAGCGGCGGATCGCCTGATCTCACATCTGGACGACGACACCATCAAACGTGCCCAGGCCTCGCTGGCGCGGTTCGATTCGGTCGGCCAGCAACGCATGGCCGCGCTGCACGGTGGCAGTCGTGACAACCTCGAAGTCAGCCCGAACCTGTGGGCCGGCGTCGGCCTGGTGCGCGGCGGTGCCGGTACAGCGCTGGTCGGCGACGGTCCGACTGTAGCTGCACGCGTGAAGGAATACGCGGATCTGGGCATCGATACCTTCATCTTCTCCGGTTACCCGCACCTCGAAGAGTCGTATCGGGTCGCCGAGCTGCTGTTCCCGCACCTCGACGTCGAACGTCCTGAACTGCCGAAAAGCGCCGGTTACGTCAGCCCGTTCGGCGAAATGGTGGCCAACGACATCCTTCCCAAAGCCGCGTCCCAGAGCTGA
- a CDS encoding sulfonate ABC transporter substrate-binding protein: MRTVFLRRGLVALFAAAVSFGAITQAQAETLRIGYQKYGTLVLLKAKGTLEKRLAAQGVDVQWTEFPGGPQLLEGLNVGSIDFGVTGETPPVFAQAAGADLLYVAYEPPAPNSEAILVPKDSPIKSVADLKGKKVALNKGSNVHYLLVRALEDAGLKYTDIQTVFLPPADARAAFERGSVDAWVIWDPYQAAAEKQLQAHTLRDGKGIVDNHQFYLATKPYAQKNPEVIKTLVEEVRAVGEWSKANPEDVTQQVSPLLGLPADITLTSVKRQGYGALFLTPEVVAAQQKIADTFYQLKLIPKPLSIKDVIWTPPAAVAQSSATQAR; this comes from the coding sequence ATGCGCACTGTATTTTTGCGTCGTGGTCTGGTCGCTCTGTTTGCTGCGGCTGTGTCCTTCGGCGCCATCACTCAAGCTCAGGCCGAGACGCTTCGGATCGGTTATCAGAAATACGGCACGCTGGTGCTGCTCAAAGCCAAAGGCACGCTGGAAAAACGCCTCGCCGCCCAAGGCGTCGACGTGCAATGGACTGAATTCCCCGGCGGCCCGCAACTGCTGGAAGGCCTGAACGTCGGCTCGATCGACTTCGGCGTCACCGGCGAAACCCCGCCAGTCTTCGCCCAGGCGGCCGGTGCCGACCTGCTCTACGTGGCTTACGAGCCGCCAGCGCCAAACAGCGAAGCGATCCTCGTGCCGAAAGATTCGCCAATCAAATCGGTGGCGGATCTGAAGGGCAAGAAAGTCGCCCTGAACAAAGGCTCCAACGTCCACTACCTGTTGGTGCGTGCGCTGGAAGACGCCGGCCTCAAGTACACCGATATTCAAACTGTATTCTTGCCGCCGGCCGATGCCCGCGCTGCGTTCGAACGTGGCAGCGTCGACGCCTGGGTCATCTGGGATCCGTACCAGGCCGCCGCCGAGAAGCAACTGCAAGCGCACACCCTGCGTGACGGCAAAGGCATCGTCGACAACCACCAGTTCTACCTGGCGACCAAACCCTACGCACAGAAAAATCCCGAGGTGATCAAGACCCTCGTGGAAGAAGTGCGCGCCGTCGGCGAATGGTCCAAGGCCAATCCTGAAGACGTGACCCAACAGGTGTCGCCGCTGCTCGGCCTGCCGGCAGACATCACCCTGACCTCGGTGAAGCGCCAGGGCTACGGCGCGCTGTTCCTGACCCCGGAAGTGGTCGCCGCGCAACAGAAAATCGCCGACACCTTCTACCAGCTCAAGCTGATTCCCAAGCCGTTGAGCATCAAGGATGTGATCTGGACACCACCGGCCGCTGTGGCCCAAAGCTCGGCGACCCAAGCCCGGTAA
- the ssuE gene encoding NADPH-dependent FMN reductase, whose protein sequence is MLVVSLGGSPSQRSRSGVLLERSQRWLQQQGVEVVSYQVRDFPAEDLLHARFDSPKVLDLLQQIENADGLLIATPVYKASFSGALKTVLDLLPERALNHKIVLPMATGGSIAHMLVVDYALKPVLSALKAQEMLQGIFAEDSQIAYGEGSAAAQLAPALEQRLHEALDQFVSAMARRPKPLEPGLLNERLLSARWSI, encoded by the coding sequence ATGCTGGTCGTCTCACTCGGTGGCAGTCCCAGTCAACGCTCCCGTTCCGGGGTGTTGCTGGAGCGCTCGCAACGCTGGTTGCAGCAGCAAGGGGTGGAAGTGGTGAGTTATCAGGTGCGGGACTTCCCGGCCGAAGACCTGCTCCACGCCCGCTTCGACAGCCCGAAGGTGCTCGACCTGCTGCAACAGATTGAAAACGCCGATGGCCTGCTGATCGCGACTCCGGTCTACAAGGCGTCGTTCTCCGGCGCACTGAAGACCGTACTGGATCTGCTGCCCGAGCGCGCCCTGAACCACAAGATTGTCTTGCCGATGGCCACGGGCGGCAGCATCGCCCACATGCTGGTGGTCGATTACGCACTCAAACCGGTGCTGTCGGCCTTGAAGGCCCAGGAAATGCTGCAAGGGATTTTTGCCGAGGACAGCCAGATCGCCTACGGCGAAGGCAGTGCCGCGGCGCAGTTGGCGCCAGCTCTGGAGCAGCGGCTACATGAAGCGCTGGACCAGTTTGTCAGCGCCATGGCCCGCCGGCCGAAGCCACTGGAGCCGGGGCTGTTGAACGAACGTTTGTTGAGTGCTCGCTGGAGCATTTGA
- a CDS encoding peroxiredoxin produces MSLRLGDIAPDFEQDSSAGKIRFHEWLGDSWGVLFSHPADFTPVCTTELGFTAKLKDEFTKRGVKAIALSVDPVDSHHKWIEDINETQHAIVNFPILADADRKVSDLYDLIHPNASDTLTVRSLFVIDPNKKIRLTITYPASTGRNFHEILRVIDSLQLTDNYKVATPANWQDGDEVVIVPSLKDEDEIKQRFPKGYRAVKPYLRLTPQPNK; encoded by the coding sequence ATGAGCCTCAGACTCGGCGATATCGCCCCCGATTTCGAACAGGATTCCAGCGCCGGCAAGATTCGTTTTCACGAGTGGCTGGGCGATAGCTGGGGCGTGCTGTTTTCCCACCCGGCGGACTTCACCCCGGTCTGCACCACCGAGCTGGGCTTCACCGCCAAGCTCAAGGATGAGTTCACCAAACGCGGCGTGAAGGCGATCGCGCTGTCGGTCGATCCGGTGGATTCGCACCACAAATGGATCGAAGACATCAACGAAACCCAGCACGCAATCGTCAACTTCCCGATCCTGGCCGACGCCGATCGCAAGGTGTCCGATCTCTATGACCTGATCCACCCGAACGCCAGCGACACGCTGACTGTGCGTTCGCTGTTCGTGATCGATCCGAACAAGAAGATCCGCCTGACCATCACCTACCCGGCGAGCACCGGGCGCAACTTCCACGAGATCCTGCGGGTGATCGACTCGCTGCAACTCACCGACAACTACAAGGTGGCCACCCCGGCCAACTGGCAGGACGGTGATGAAGTGGTGATCGTGCCCTCGCTCAAGGATGAAGACGAAATCAAGCAACGCTTTCCGAAGGGCTACCGCGCGGTGAAGCCGTACCTGCGCCTGACGCCACAGCCGAACAAATAA